From a single Apium graveolens cultivar Ventura chromosome 2, ASM990537v1, whole genome shotgun sequence genomic region:
- the LOC141701615 gene encoding uncharacterized protein LOC141701615 — MDKSWIFKDRDSLEYEIGVESFLIFAKENSKDPKNILCPCGHCGNFRKYNVKLIRGYLYEKGFSLGYTDWIWHGETSSKSVRSSAGSTFLPKEQNAQSETVDVCEAGYNSDDHDSYDFNRFIADTEQPLYKGSECTELESMLKLHNWKSRFGISDNAFTDILTSVGSFLPQDHVLPVNAYEAKKTLSDLGLEYIKFHACPNNCILYMGINLNASECPKCRLSRWKVAKDGKLRINSPAKVIWYFPIIPRFKRMFKSPDTAEQLIWHSKQQSNDG, encoded by the coding sequence ATGGACAAGTCGTGGATTTTCAAAGACAGGGATTCTTTAGAATATGAGATAGGTGTTGAAAGTTTCTTAATATTTGCAAAAGAGAACTCAAAGGATCCTAAGAACATCCTTTGTCCTTGTGGGCATTGCGGTAATTTTAGGAAATATAACGTAAAATTAATACGGGGTTATTTATATGAAAAAGGTTTTAGTTTGGGGTATactgattggatttggcatggagaaaCTAGTTCTAAGAGTGTTAGGTCATCTGCCGGTAGTACATTTCTACCTAAGGAGCAAAATGCTCAATCCGAAACTGTTGACGTTTGTGAAGCTGGTTATAATTCAGACGATCATGATTCGTATGACTTCAATAGGTTTATAGCTGACACAGAACAACCTTTGTATAAGGGCAGTGAATGTACGGAGTTAGAGTCAATGTTAAAGCTACATAATTGGAAATCTAGGTTTGGTATTAGCGATAACGCCTTCACTGATATTCTCACTTCTGTTGGTTCTTTTCTTCCTCAAGATCATGTATTACCGGTTAATGCGTATGAGGCAAAGAAAACCTTATCTGACTTGGGCCTCGAGTACATTAAATTTCATGCATGTCCAAACAATTGTATACTCTACATGGGTATAAATCTTAATGCATCTGAGTGTCCTAAATGTCGTTTATCTCGCTGGAAGGTTGCGAAAGATGGTAAACTTAGGATAAATAGTCCAGCCAAGGTTATATGGTATTTTCCTATCATTCCTAGGTTTAAAAGAATGTTTAAATCTCCTGATACCGCTGAACAGTTGATTTGGCATTCAAAACAACAGTCAAATGATGGTTAG